One region of Pygocentrus nattereri isolate fPygNat1 chromosome 14, fPygNat1.pri, whole genome shotgun sequence genomic DNA includes:
- the lyar gene encoding cell growth-regulating nucleolar protein isoform X1 — translation MVFFTCNSCGESLKKAQIDKHKGMCRGCTCLSCIDCGKDFWGEDYKSHVKCITEDQKYGGKGYEAKVQKGDVKQQQWIQRIQEALNKPGITPKLKDVLNQVSSYDNVPRKKAKFQNWMKNSLRIHDTRLHDQVWDIFSTADSNQLNGNQQPESKPDPPQPPQLQEQQEEKPSEKKKNKRERKEERQKKSKRKQAENGNAKQEQNGEVASDEQRKKKKKRERAAEECGEDGQNEGNKSTHKPKKRKGEEPEEDQSLEDEEDQQEVQDQSNTKGKFNWKGTIKAVLRQAPDEGLSIKKLRKKVLAAYYSFSGDANYKSEEQLFTLFNKKINNPKFKILKDKVRLVE, via the exons ATGGTGTTTTTCACGTGTAACTCGTGTGGTGAGTCGCTGAAAAAGGCGCAGATCGACAAACACAAGGGCATGTGCAGAGGGTGTACATGTTTGTCTTGCATCGACTGTGGAAAAGATTTCTG GGGTGAGGACTATAAGAGCCATGTGAAATGCATCACTGAGGACCAGAAGTATGGCGGTAAGGGCTACGAGGCCAAAGTCCAGAAGGGTGATGTGAAACAGCAGCAGTGGATTCAG AGAATACAGGAGGCCTTGAATAAACCAGGAATCACTCCCAAACTGAAAGATGTGCTGAATCAAGTCAGTTCATATGACAATGTTCCAAGGAAGAAAGCCAAGTTCCAG AACTGGATGAAGAACAGCTTGAGGATCCATGACACACGTCTGCATGACCAAGTTTGGGACATTTTCTCAACCGCTGACAGCAAT CAGCTTAATGGAAACCAGCAACCTGAATCCAAACCGGATCCTCCACAACCTCCCCAACTTCAAGAGCAGCAAGAGGAGAAACCCagtgagaagaaaaagaacaagcgagagagaaaagaggagcgacagaaaaagagcaaaaggaaGCAAGCAGAGAATGGCAATGCGAAGCAAGAGCAGAATGGAGAGGTTGCCTCGGATGAGCAgcggaaaaaaaagaagaaaagagagagagcagcagaggaGTGTggggaggatggacagaatgAGGGGAACAAATCAACACATAAgccaaagaaaaggaaaggagaggagCCAGAAG AGGACCAAAGCCTGGAGGATGAGGAAGATCAGCAGGAGGTGCAGGATCAGTCCAACACTAAAG GAAAGTTTAACTGGAAGGGGACGATAAAGGCGGTTCTACGGCAGGCACCAGACGAAGGCCTCTCCATCAAAAAGCTCCGCAAGAAG GTTTTAGCAGCATATTATTCATTCAGTGGCGACGCAAACTACAAGTCAGAGGAGCAGCTTTTCACTTTGTTCAACAAGAAGATCAACAATCCAAAGTTTAAGATTCTGAAAGACAAAGTCAGACTGGTGGAATGA
- the lyar gene encoding cell growth-regulating nucleolar protein isoform X2, whose product MVFFTCNSCGESLKKAQIDKHKGMCRGCTCLSCIDCGKDFWGEDYKSHVKCITEDQKYGGKGYEAKVQKGDVKQQQWIQRIQEALNKPGITPKLKDVLNQVSSYDNVPRKKAKFQNWMKNSLRIHDTRLHDQVWDIFSTADSNLNGNQQPESKPDPPQPPQLQEQQEEKPSEKKKNKRERKEERQKKSKRKQAENGNAKQEQNGEVASDEQRKKKKKRERAAEECGEDGQNEGNKSTHKPKKRKGEEPEEDQSLEDEEDQQEVQDQSNTKGKFNWKGTIKAVLRQAPDEGLSIKKLRKKVLAAYYSFSGDANYKSEEQLFTLFNKKINNPKFKILKDKVRLVE is encoded by the exons ATGGTGTTTTTCACGTGTAACTCGTGTGGTGAGTCGCTGAAAAAGGCGCAGATCGACAAACACAAGGGCATGTGCAGAGGGTGTACATGTTTGTCTTGCATCGACTGTGGAAAAGATTTCTG GGGTGAGGACTATAAGAGCCATGTGAAATGCATCACTGAGGACCAGAAGTATGGCGGTAAGGGCTACGAGGCCAAAGTCCAGAAGGGTGATGTGAAACAGCAGCAGTGGATTCAG AGAATACAGGAGGCCTTGAATAAACCAGGAATCACTCCCAAACTGAAAGATGTGCTGAATCAAGTCAGTTCATATGACAATGTTCCAAGGAAGAAAGCCAAGTTCCAG AACTGGATGAAGAACAGCTTGAGGATCCATGACACACGTCTGCATGACCAAGTTTGGGACATTTTCTCAACCGCTGACAGCAAT CTTAATGGAAACCAGCAACCTGAATCCAAACCGGATCCTCCACAACCTCCCCAACTTCAAGAGCAGCAAGAGGAGAAACCCagtgagaagaaaaagaacaagcgagagagaaaagaggagcgacagaaaaagagcaaaaggaaGCAAGCAGAGAATGGCAATGCGAAGCAAGAGCAGAATGGAGAGGTTGCCTCGGATGAGCAgcggaaaaaaaagaagaaaagagagagagcagcagaggaGTGTggggaggatggacagaatgAGGGGAACAAATCAACACATAAgccaaagaaaaggaaaggagaggagCCAGAAG AGGACCAAAGCCTGGAGGATGAGGAAGATCAGCAGGAGGTGCAGGATCAGTCCAACACTAAAG GAAAGTTTAACTGGAAGGGGACGATAAAGGCGGTTCTACGGCAGGCACCAGACGAAGGCCTCTCCATCAAAAAGCTCCGCAAGAAG GTTTTAGCAGCATATTATTCATTCAGTGGCGACGCAAACTACAAGTCAGAGGAGCAGCTTTTCACTTTGTTCAACAAGAAGATCAACAATCCAAAGTTTAAGATTCTGAAAGACAAAGTCAGACTGGTGGAATGA